One window from the genome of Nicotiana tomentosiformis chromosome 5, ASM39032v3, whole genome shotgun sequence encodes:
- the LOC104113911 gene encoding uncharacterized protein — protein MSVYKYIRCRRFGHNTKACPFPPTLDLPISSYLSSPPKIDHTNFSITSQTSETPWQTVKFLIKSRIRNGKLSLSPQRPSPQYIMADHPSSLVNIHERRLAGTVPILSGHELYFWIMDTIANQQKCVKRFRFRFLHRYLRFLLAHLDDPAILYTYREQNQVADLLAKSCSQMNSTAGITVYTQPPYFVRTTLEDDRTCKFFVRRVALPMLPPSNCLQTPLVRSLCTTTNIGPTKSSFSPDTPFCYDLSRGGPLRPKNRLPTTAFTTTLLS, from the exons ATGAGCGTTTATAAATATATCCGCTGTCGGCGCTTTGGTCATAATACCAAAGCGTGTCCGTTTCCTCCAACACTAGACCTACCTATTTCTTCGTACCTTTCATCACCTCCAAAAATTGACCACACTAATTTCAGTATAACATCCCAAACCTCTGAAACACCCTGGCAAACAGTGAAGTTTCTAATCAAATCAAGAATACGAAATGGAAAGTTGAGCCTTTCTCCTCAACGGCCTTCACCACAATATATTATGGCGGATCATCCGTCGTCACTCGTCAACATCCATGAACGACG GCTTGCTGGCACCGTTCCTATATTGTCAG GACATGAACTTTATTTTTGGATAATGGATACTATTGCGAACCAACAAAAATGCGTGAAAAGATTCAGATTCAGGTTTCTCCATCGGTATTTGAG GTTTCTACTCGCACACTTGGATGATCCAGCTATACTTTATACCTATAGGGAGCAAAACCAAGTCGCTGACTTACTTGCAAAGTCTTGTAGCCAAATGAATAGCACTGCAGGAATCACTGTATATACACAACCACCATATTTTGTTCGAACAACACTGGAAGATGATCGCACATGCAAGTTTTTTGTTAGAAGAGTGGCTCTACCAATGCTTCCACCTTCAAACTGTTTGCAAACACCTCTTGTACGCTCTTTATGTACTACTACTAATATAGGCCCTACTAAAAGTAGTTTCTCCCCGGACACCCCTTTTTGTTACGACCTATCACGAGGTGGCCCCCTTAGGCCAAAGAATAGGCTCCCTACAACTGCTTTTACTACTACTTTGCTTTCATAA
- the LOC138892448 gene encoding uncharacterized protein, whose product MGSTIRQSIKTPRLTKNEAEYEAMIAGLELPKGLGAEVIEAKYDSLLVVNQVNKSFEVREHRMQKYLDKLQVTLHRFKEWTLQHVPREQNCEDDALANLGSSVEEDEISSGNVIQLSKSVIEEGHAEINSTSLTSDWRNKYIEYLKNEKLPSDPKESRALRTKVARFTLAKDGTLYRRTFDGPLAVCLGPGDTDYVLREVHEGTCGNHSGADSLICKVIRAGYYWDSMEKDSKEFV is encoded by the coding sequence atggGTAGCACTATTAGACAGTCTATCAAAACCCCCAGATTGACTAagaatgaggccgagtacgaggccatgattgcaggtctcgagctaccTAAAGGCTTGGGAGCAGAAGTGATTGAAGCCAAGTACGACTCTTTACTGGTAGTGAACCAGGTAAATAAATCCTTTGAAGTTCGAGAGCATAGAATGCAAAAGTATTTGGACAAattgcaggtaactttgcaccgtttcaaggaatggactttacagcatgtacctcgggAACAAAATTGTGAGgacgatgcacttgcaaatttagggtcatcggtcgaggaagatgagatcagctcggggaatgtcattcaactctcgaaatccgtgatcgaggaagggcatgccgagataaattctacaagcttaacctcggACTGGAGGAACAAATACATCGAGTACTTGAAGAATGAAAAGcttccatcggaccctaaagaatcgagggccctacgaactaaAGTTGCTCGTTTCACATTGGCCAAAGACGGAAcgttatacagaaggacattcgatggaccattggcagtgtgtttgggaccaggagacaccgattatgttctacgagaggtccatgaaggcacttgtgggaaccactccggcgccgattCACTTATTTGCAAagtcattagagcaggatactactgggatagcatggaaaaggac